In a genomic window of Glycine max cultivar Williams 82 chromosome 13, Glycine_max_v4.0, whole genome shotgun sequence:
- the LOC100785849 gene encoding DCD domain-containing protein NRP-A-like, whose protein sequence is MDNYNSNDFWKFSDQLRLESGLANLSLNDYSIWSNSYSSKRPDQRRNFDVKGSDFNNSSKPFDDDFNDGWKITNSNGPLFSMPHNNNTHTLEVGGFNKGGIYSNTNTTSSLYPNLNNNTLGGFNKGIYSNTTSSPYLNLNNNNNNHLNNNLNSNNLKGYKTFFKGEDQFHTPKSAKKNSSNNNNKKHGDNTNNNEATKTAAEKKFKTLPPSESLPKNETIGGYIFVCNNDTMAENLQRQLFGLPPRYRDSVRTITPGLPLFLYNYSTHQLHGIFEAASFGGSNIDPTAWEDKKCPGESRFPAQVQVITRKVCEPLEEDSFRPILHHYDGPKFRLELSVPEALSLLDIFANQNSFDDIFKVIPA, encoded by the exons ATGGACAACTACAACAGcaatgacttttggaaattcaGTGACCAGTTGAGGCTTGAATCTGGTTTGGCCAATCTGTCTCTGAATGATTATTCCATTTGGAGCAACAGCTACAGCTCCAAGAGGCCTGATCAGAGGAGGAACTTTGATGTCAAGGGCAGTGATTTCAACAACTCATCAAAGCCTTTTGATGATGATTTCAATGATGGCTGGAAGATCACCAATTCCAATGGACCCCTTTTCTCTATGCCTCACAACAACAACACTCACACTCTTGAAGTTGGAGGCTTCAACAAGGGAGGAATCTATTCCAACACCAACACCACTTCCTCCTTATATCCTAACCTTAACAACAACACTCTTGGAGGCTTCAACAAGGGAATCTATTCCAACACCACATCCTCACCCTATCTTAAccttaacaacaacaacaacaaccacctCAACAACAACCTTAACAGCAATAATCTCAAGGGCTACAAGACATTTTTTAAGGGTGAAGATCAGTTTCACACACCCAAAAGTGCCAAGAaaaacagcagcaacaacaacaacaagaagcATGGGGACAACACTAACAATAATGAAGCCACCAAGACTGCTGCAGAGAAGAAATTCAAAACACTGCCACCATCAGAGTCTCTGCCTAAGAATGAAACCATTGGAGGCTACATCTTTGTTTGCAACAACGATACCATGGCAGAGAATCTCCAAAGACAGCTCTTTG GTCTGCCTCCACGGTACAGAGATTCAGTTAGAACAATAACTCCAGGGTTGCCCCTTTTTCTGTACAACTACTCCACTCACCAACTCCATGGTATCTTTGAG GCTGCAAGTTTTGGAGGATCTAATATTGATCCAACGGCTTGGGAGGATAAGAAGTGCCCTGGTGAATCTCGTTTCCCTGCTCAG GTTCAAGTGATTACTAGGAAAGTTTGTGAGCCACTAGAGGAAGATTCCTTCAGACCAATTCTTCACCACTACGACGGCCCTAAGTTCCGTCTTGAGCTGAGTGTGCCTGAG gCACTGTCTCTTCTGGATATTTTTGCAAACCAGAACAGTTTCGATGACATTTTCAAAGTCATTCCAGCATAG